In a genomic window of Xylophilus rhododendri:
- a CDS encoding tripartite tricarboxylate transporter substrate binding protein, whose product MIDRRQTLARAAALLAAGATALPGLALAADDFPSKPVRLVIPYPAGGATDLIARIVADKLTAKWGQSVIADNRPGAGTTIGAEAVAKSPPDGYTLFMTTSAHTISASLYKKLSYDPLKDFTPITLVATIPLVLVVAPELPVKNVQELVALAQSSPKGLSIASPGNGTAQHLAGELFKNRAKIESTHIPYRGDAPMINDLLGGQVQAGFVTLSVAIPYIQGGKLKALALAHGKRIDAIKAVPTFAEAGYPGFEAATWFGLMGPAGMPPALVKKIRTDVAAIVDTPQTRDKLVEMGAEVNNSTPEAFEAFMTKESARWKEAVRISGARLD is encoded by the coding sequence ATGATCGACCGCCGCCAGACCCTTGCCCGCGCCGCCGCCCTGCTGGCCGCCGGCGCCACCGCCCTGCCCGGCCTCGCCCTGGCCGCGGACGACTTCCCCAGCAAGCCGGTGCGCCTGGTGATCCCCTACCCGGCCGGCGGCGCCACAGACCTGATCGCCCGCATCGTGGCCGACAAGCTCACCGCCAAATGGGGCCAGAGCGTGATCGCCGACAACCGTCCCGGCGCCGGCACCACCATCGGCGCCGAGGCCGTCGCCAAGTCGCCGCCGGACGGCTACACCCTGTTCATGACCACCTCGGCGCACACCATCAGCGCCAGCCTGTACAAGAAGCTGAGCTACGACCCGCTGAAGGATTTCACGCCCATCACCCTGGTGGCGACCATCCCGCTGGTGCTGGTGGTGGCGCCCGAACTGCCGGTGAAAAACGTGCAGGAGCTGGTGGCCCTGGCGCAGTCCTCGCCCAAGGGCCTGTCGATCGCATCGCCCGGCAACGGCACGGCCCAGCACCTGGCCGGCGAGCTGTTCAAGAACCGGGCGAAGATCGAATCCACCCACATCCCCTACCGCGGCGACGCGCCCATGATCAACGACCTGCTGGGTGGCCAGGTGCAGGCGGGTTTCGTCACGCTGTCGGTGGCCATCCCCTACATCCAGGGCGGCAAGCTGAAGGCGCTGGCCCTGGCGCACGGCAAACGCATCGACGCCATCAAGGCCGTGCCCACCTTCGCCGAGGCCGGCTACCCGGGCTTCGAGGCCGCCACCTGGTTCGGCCTGATGGGCCCGGCCGGCATGCCGCCCGCACTGGTGAAAAAGATCCGCACCGACGTGGCCGCCATCGTGGACACGCCGCAGACGCGGGACAAGCTGGTGGAGATGGGGGCCGAGGTGAACAACAGCACGCCGGAGGCATTCGAGGCGTTCATGACCAAGGAGAGTGCGCGGTGGAAGGAGGCGGTGAGGATTTCGGGGGCTCGGCTGGATTGA
- a CDS encoding helix-turn-helix domain-containing protein, with product MPVSLYEEQYNALRALLKSLRLQAKLTQVQMAEALGLGQSYISKLERGENFVDVLLFARWCDACGLQPGKVLHKFLNPPPPADR from the coding sequence ATGCCGGTCTCCCTCTACGAAGAACAGTACAACGCCCTCCGCGCCCTGCTGAAGTCGCTCCGCCTGCAGGCCAAACTTACCCAGGTCCAGATGGCCGAAGCCCTGGGCCTGGGCCAGTCCTATATCTCCAAGCTGGAACGGGGCGAGAACTTCGTCGATGTCCTCCTCTTCGCCCGCTGGTGCGACGCCTGCGGGCTGCAACCCGGAAAGGTGCTGCACAAATTCCTGAACCCGCCGCCACCGGCTGACCGTTAA
- a CDS encoding aldo/keto reductase has translation MKYQKLAETGLDISPLCLGCMTYGVPTRGPHPWTLDEDKSRPLIRQAVEAGINFFDTANVYSDGTSEEIVGRALKDFARRDEVVIATKVHGRMRPGPNGAGLSRKAILTEIDHSLRRLGTDYVDLYQIHRFDPEVPIEETLEALHDVVKAGKARYIGASSMYAWQFATMLHTSEANGWTRFSTMQNFVNLLYREEEREMLPLCMAEGIGVIPWSPLARGRLTRDWDESTERTESDQFGKTLFRHTADADRKVVEAVATVAAARGVPRAQIALAWVLAQPAVSAPIVGASKPGHLEDAVAALEIRLSAEEIGLLEAAYVPHAVVGFS, from the coding sequence ATGAAGTACCAAAAGCTCGCTGAAACCGGCCTGGACATCTCTCCCCTCTGCCTGGGCTGCATGACCTACGGCGTCCCCACCCGCGGCCCCCACCCCTGGACGCTGGACGAGGACAAGAGCCGCCCTCTGATCCGCCAGGCCGTCGAGGCCGGCATCAACTTCTTCGACACGGCCAACGTGTATTCCGACGGCACCTCCGAGGAGATCGTCGGCCGGGCGCTGAAAGACTTCGCCCGGCGCGACGAAGTCGTCATCGCCACCAAGGTCCACGGCCGCATGCGCCCCGGCCCCAACGGCGCGGGCCTCAGCCGCAAGGCCATCCTGACGGAGATCGACCACTCCCTGCGCCGCCTGGGCACCGACTATGTCGACCTCTACCAGATCCACCGCTTCGACCCCGAGGTGCCGATCGAGGAAACCCTGGAGGCCCTGCACGACGTGGTCAAGGCCGGCAAGGCGCGCTACATCGGCGCCTCCTCCATGTACGCCTGGCAGTTCGCCACCATGCTGCACACCTCCGAGGCCAACGGCTGGACGCGCTTCTCCACCATGCAGAACTTCGTCAACCTGCTCTACCGCGAGGAGGAGCGCGAGATGCTGCCGCTGTGCATGGCCGAAGGCATCGGCGTGATCCCCTGGAGCCCGCTGGCGCGCGGCCGCCTCACCCGCGACTGGGACGAGTCCACCGAGCGCACCGAGAGCGACCAGTTCGGCAAGACCCTGTTCCGCCACACGGCCGACGCCGACCGCAAGGTGGTCGAGGCCGTCGCCACCGTGGCCGCCGCCCGTGGCGTGCCGCGCGCGCAGATCGCCCTGGCCTGGGTGCTGGCCCAGCCGGCGGTCAGCGCGCCCATCGTGGGGGCGTCCAAGCCGGGGCATCTGGAGGATGCGGTGGCGGCGCTGGAGATCCGGCTGAGTGCGGAGGAGATTGGCTTGCTGGAGGCGGCGTATGTGCCGCATGCGGTGGTGGGGTTTAGCTGA
- a CDS encoding NAD(P)-dependent oxidoreductase, with the protein MNTSATLSRPAAEAIAITAIRRLGFIGLGVMGEPMCRNLAQKSGLPVIALDRDPQPLARVAPFGVVAAADAGAVVEGSDVVFLSLPSGEVVRELCEGADGLLARIRPGQIVVDLSTSPVDITRALAAAFAQRGARFLDAPVARTRAAAEAGTLSVMVGADVAGFDAVRPLIATFASDITHCGDVGTGQVVKILNNMVLFETVVAMAEAKAIAERSGVDPALLFETLSKGSADSFALRNHGMKAMLPGEFPERAFSVEYARKDLDYALRLARDTGVDARGARTVDGWFQEAIDAGDGARYHPVIYRRIAAR; encoded by the coding sequence ATGAACACTTCCGCAACGCTTTCCCGGCCCGCCGCAGAGGCCATCGCCATCACCGCCATCCGCCGCCTGGGCTTCATCGGCCTGGGGGTGATGGGGGAGCCCATGTGCCGCAACCTGGCGCAGAAATCCGGCCTGCCGGTGATCGCGCTCGACCGCGATCCGCAGCCGCTGGCCCGTGTCGCGCCCTTCGGCGTGGTGGCGGCGGCCGATGCGGGTGCGGTGGTGGAGGGCTCCGATGTGGTCTTCCTCTCGCTGCCCTCGGGCGAGGTGGTGCGCGAGCTGTGCGAGGGCGCCGACGGCCTGCTGGCCCGCATCCGCCCCGGCCAGATCGTGGTGGACCTGAGCACCTCGCCGGTGGACATCACCCGCGCCCTGGCCGCCGCCTTCGCCCAGCGCGGCGCCCGCTTCCTGGATGCGCCGGTGGCCCGCACCCGGGCGGCGGCCGAGGCCGGCACGCTGTCGGTGATGGTGGGTGCCGATGTGGCGGGCTTCGACGCGGTGCGGCCGCTGATCGCCACCTTCGCCAGCGACATCACCCACTGCGGCGATGTCGGCACCGGCCAGGTGGTGAAGATCCTCAACAACATGGTGCTGTTCGAGACGGTGGTGGCCATGGCCGAGGCCAAGGCCATCGCCGAGCGTTCGGGGGTGGATCCGGCGCTGCTGTTCGAAACGCTCTCCAAGGGATCCGCCGACAGCTTCGCGCTGCGCAACCACGGCATGAAGGCCATGCTGCCCGGCGAGTTCCCGGAGCGTGCCTTCTCGGTGGAATACGCCCGCAAGGACCTGGACTACGCCCTGCGCCTGGCGCGCGACACCGGCGTGGATGCACGCGGCGCCCGCACGGTGGATGGCTGGTTCCAGGAGGCGATCGATGCGGGCGACGGCGCCCGCTACCACCCCGTCATCTACCGCCGCATCGCCGCCAGATAA
- a CDS encoding ABC transporter permease: MKIKSALPLPLRIAGPLLIALLLAFVLLPVVVVTIASFNEKAIIVFPPESYSLKWFERVFSYPDFQEGFKASVVITGWASSLALVIGTCLSIAVKRMEFKGKQTLLAILHSPLVVPHFTLGLGLLILVSQASIQRGYGIVILCHVMLVLPFVMRSVYVSMENLDERLEQAAASLGASPVKVLFTVTIPLLAPGLFGGWLFAAIMSFSEFTASLFVTTQDTQTLPVAMYNYVREFADPTLAALSVVYIAVTAAVLGFANYFLGLGKILNIEDGH, encoded by the coding sequence ATGAAGATCAAGAGTGCACTGCCCCTGCCGCTGCGCATCGCCGGCCCGCTGCTCATCGCCCTGCTGCTGGCCTTCGTGCTGCTGCCGGTGGTGGTGGTGACCATCGCCTCCTTCAACGAGAAGGCCATCATCGTTTTCCCGCCCGAGTCGTATTCGCTGAAGTGGTTCGAGCGGGTGTTCAGCTACCCGGATTTCCAGGAGGGCTTCAAGGCCAGCGTGGTCATCACCGGCTGGGCCTCGTCGCTGGCGCTGGTGATCGGCACCTGCCTGTCGATCGCCGTCAAACGCATGGAGTTCAAGGGCAAGCAGACCCTGCTGGCCATCCTGCATTCGCCGCTGGTGGTGCCGCATTTCACGCTGGGGCTGGGGCTGCTGATCCTGGTGTCGCAGGCCTCGATCCAGCGCGGCTACGGCATCGTCATCCTGTGCCATGTGATGCTGGTGCTGCCCTTTGTGATGCGCAGCGTGTACGTGTCGATGGAGAACCTGGACGAGCGCCTGGAGCAGGCCGCCGCCAGCCTGGGCGCATCGCCGGTGAAGGTGCTGTTTACCGTGACCATCCCGCTGCTGGCGCCCGGGCTTTTCGGCGGCTGGCTGTTCGCGGCCATCATGTCCTTCAGCGAGTTCACCGCCTCGCTCTTCGTGACCACGCAGGACACGCAGACCCTGCCGGTGGCCATGTACAACTATGTGCGGGAGTTCGCCGACCCGACGCTGGCGGCGCTGTCGGTGGTCTACATCGCGGTGACGGCGGCGGTGCTGGGGTTTGCCAACTACTTTCTGGGCTTGGGGAAGATCCTCAATATCGAGGATGGGCACTAA
- a CDS encoding STAS-like domain-containing protein, protein MTQLVSLRTLAHSRTLGSRTIATPIRAQVEAHLSAGDEVVLDFTGISITQGFADELVGGIVLAQGLQVLEKLVFKGCSRAVQQIISFVIADRAEQHQSRGRSTATGQPV, encoded by the coding sequence GTGACCCAACTAGTCTCATTGCGAACGCTTGCCCACAGCCGAACGCTTGGCTCAAGGACAATCGCAACGCCCATTCGTGCCCAGGTCGAAGCGCATCTGTCGGCAGGCGATGAGGTCGTGCTGGATTTCACCGGCATCAGCATCACTCAAGGCTTTGCCGATGAACTGGTGGGCGGGATCGTTCTGGCACAAGGGCTCCAGGTTCTGGAGAAGCTGGTGTTCAAAGGCTGCTCGCGGGCCGTGCAGCAGATCATTTCCTTCGTGATCGCCGACCGAGCCGAACAGCATCAAAGCCGAGGCCGGTCGACCGCTACAGGCCAGCCCGTCTGA
- a CDS encoding ABC transporter permease, which yields MRSGLRPWLVSPAVFVAAGIAVSLLAVFQYSLRAFVPGSLDVGGLTLDNFSGLGKSIYLGAFTNTLLLSVETTVFSLLVAYPLAYALVRVKHRALKSFILVVSITPLFLGEIVRTYSWIAVLGNNGFINGALRKLGLIEWPLQLMFTHFGVLVALVHVTIPVVVLMLATAISHIDRDYEKAAQSLGAGPIRTFVTVTLPLSMPGILASITTAFAWTFSAFATPQMIGGGRVPTVSTLVYQLGFSSMNFPLAASLSVCGLLLTAAALAALGQLTKRLKTVGGH from the coding sequence ATGCGTTCTGGTCTCAGGCCCTGGCTGGTATCCCCGGCCGTTTTCGTCGCGGCGGGCATCGCCGTCTCCCTGCTCGCGGTCTTCCAGTACAGCTTGCGGGCCTTCGTGCCCGGTTCGCTGGATGTGGGCGGCCTCACGCTGGACAACTTCAGCGGACTGGGCAAGTCGATCTACCTGGGCGCATTCACCAACACCCTGCTGCTGAGCGTGGAGACGACGGTCTTCTCGCTGCTGGTGGCCTATCCGCTGGCCTATGCCCTGGTGCGGGTGAAGCACCGGGCGCTGAAATCCTTCATCCTGGTGGTGTCGATCACCCCGCTCTTTCTGGGCGAGATCGTCCGCACCTACTCCTGGATCGCCGTGCTGGGCAACAACGGCTTCATCAACGGCGCCCTGAGAAAACTCGGCCTGATCGAATGGCCGCTGCAGCTGATGTTCACCCACTTCGGCGTGCTGGTGGCCCTGGTGCATGTGACCATCCCGGTGGTCGTGCTGATGCTGGCCACCGCCATCTCGCACATCGACCGCGACTACGAGAAGGCTGCGCAAAGCCTGGGCGCCGGCCCCATCCGCACCTTCGTCACGGTGACGCTGCCGCTGTCCATGCCCGGCATCCTGGCCAGCATCACCACCGCTTTCGCCTGGACCTTCAGCGCCTTCGCCACCCCGCAGATGATCGGCGGCGGCCGGGTGCCCACCGTGTCCACCCTGGTCTACCAGCTGGGCTTCTCGTCCATGAACTTCCCGCTGGCCGCCAGCCTGAGCGTGTGCGGCCTGCTGCTGACCGCCGCCGCGCTCGCCGCCCTGGGCCAGCTGACCAAACGCCTGAAGACCGTGGGAGGCCACTGA
- a CDS encoding IclR family transcriptional regulator — MPKVSPDTAFPPSDGVAAVDRALLVATAIAGPEGPVTLTELAGLTGMYKSTLLRLLASLERSGLVLHRADKRYALGPLAFVFGRSFDRSNGLREAVLPVMEWLVSQGTESPSFHVRNGEDTRLCLLRIDSNHSTLDRVRVGDVLPLHRGAAGKVLLRFGESGMPAAASTAELLFTSFGERDPLCGAVAVPLFGPNAMLLGALSASGPLERFSELAVQRMNAVMLTAAERGSRALGGGWPAIKAAG, encoded by the coding sequence ACCGCCTTCCCGCCCTCGGACGGCGTGGCCGCCGTGGACCGTGCGCTGCTGGTCGCCACCGCCATCGCGGGGCCCGAGGGGCCGGTCACGCTGACCGAGCTGGCGGGCCTCACCGGCATGTACAAAAGCACGCTGCTGCGCCTGCTCGCCTCGCTGGAACGCAGCGGGCTGGTGCTGCACCGGGCGGACAAGCGTTATGCCCTGGGTCCGCTGGCCTTCGTGTTCGGCCGCTCCTTCGACCGCAGCAACGGCCTGCGCGAGGCGGTGCTGCCGGTCATGGAATGGCTGGTGAGCCAGGGCACGGAAAGCCCGTCCTTCCATGTGCGCAACGGCGAGGACACCCGCCTGTGCCTGCTGCGCATCGACTCCAACCATTCCACGCTGGACCGCGTCCGGGTGGGCGATGTGCTGCCGCTGCACCGGGGCGCCGCCGGCAAGGTGCTGCTGCGTTTCGGCGAGAGCGGCATGCCGGCCGCCGCGAGCACCGCGGAGCTGCTGTTCACCTCCTTCGGCGAACGCGATCCGCTCTGCGGCGCGGTGGCCGTGCCGCTGTTCGGGCCCAATGCGATGCTGCTGGGAGCGCTGTCGGCCTCCGGGCCGCTGGAGCGGTTTTCCGAGCTGGCCGTGCAGCGCATGAATGCCGTCATGCTGACCGCCGCCGAACGCGGCTCGCGGGCGCTGGGCGGGGGATGGCCGGCGATCAAGGCCGCCGGCTAG
- a CDS encoding aldehyde dehydrogenase yields MNADTSKPLLIGGEWLRSSAPPLVSVNPATGATNYEVHTATAEQVEQAVLSATQAAAQASWRGMQPPQRAAVLHRIGELMLRDAETFAELQRIENGKVHAECMVQVRSAAATFRYYASVCETLESALTPSRGNYLSMAVYEPYGVVVAITPWNSPMTMEAQKVAPALAAGNAVILKPSELTPSPALLLGRIALEAGLPPGLLNVLPGTGAAVGSALVAHAGVKMVSFTGGTASGRRIAVVAAQKLMPVALELGGKSPHIVFADADLDAAADAVAGGIFEGSGQSCVAGSRLFVQRSVYEAFIEKLLAKARGLKVGLPDRPESKMGPIASFAHRQHIAGMVDAARAAGAEVLTGGGAPEDEALSAGAFYLPTVVAGISNRSDIAQNEIFGPVVCAMVFDDEDDLIAQANDSVFGLASGIWTRDFPRAWRVARALEAGTVWINTYKQLSIATPFGGFKDSGLGREKGTGGMRLYQQAKGIYFGLGG; encoded by the coding sequence ATGAACGCAGACACATCCAAACCCCTGCTGATCGGCGGCGAGTGGCTACGCTCCTCCGCGCCGCCGCTGGTGTCGGTCAACCCGGCCACCGGCGCCACCAATTACGAGGTGCACACCGCCACGGCCGAGCAGGTGGAGCAGGCGGTGCTGTCGGCCACGCAAGCCGCCGCCCAGGCTTCGTGGCGCGGCATGCAGCCGCCGCAGCGGGCGGCGGTGCTGCACCGCATCGGCGAGCTGATGCTGCGGGATGCCGAGACCTTCGCCGAGCTGCAGCGCATCGAGAACGGCAAGGTGCATGCCGAATGCATGGTGCAGGTGCGCAGCGCGGCGGCCACCTTCCGCTACTACGCCTCGGTGTGCGAGACGCTGGAGTCGGCCCTCACGCCATCGCGCGGCAACTACCTGTCGATGGCGGTGTACGAGCCTTATGGGGTGGTGGTGGCGATCACGCCCTGGAATTCGCCGATGACCATGGAGGCGCAGAAGGTGGCGCCCGCGCTGGCGGCGGGCAATGCGGTGATCTTGAAGCCCTCGGAGCTGACGCCTTCGCCCGCCCTGCTGCTGGGCCGCATCGCGCTGGAGGCCGGGCTGCCGCCGGGCCTGCTCAATGTGCTGCCGGGCACCGGGGCGGCGGTGGGCAGCGCGCTGGTGGCGCATGCCGGCGTGAAGATGGTGTCCTTCACCGGCGGCACGGCCAGCGGGCGGCGCATCGCGGTGGTGGCGGCGCAGAAGCTGATGCCGGTGGCGCTGGAGCTGGGCGGCAAGTCGCCGCACATCGTGTTCGCCGATGCCGATCTGGATGCGGCGGCGGATGCGGTGGCCGGCGGCATCTTCGAGGGCAGCGGCCAGTCCTGCGTGGCGGGCTCGCGGCTCTTCGTGCAGCGTTCGGTGTACGAGGCTTTCATCGAGAAGCTGCTGGCCAAGGCCCGGGGCCTGAAGGTGGGTCTGCCCGACCGGCCGGAATCGAAGATGGGGCCCATCGCCTCCTTCGCCCACCGCCAGCACATCGCCGGCATGGTGGATGCGGCCCGGGCCGCGGGTGCCGAGGTGCTGACCGGCGGCGGCGCGCCCGAGGACGAGGCCCTGTCGGCCGGCGCCTTCTACCTGCCGACGGTGGTCGCCGGCATCTCCAACCGCTCCGACATCGCGCAGAACGAGATTTTCGGCCCGGTGGTCTGCGCCATGGTCTTCGACGATGAAGACGACCTGATCGCCCAGGCCAACGATTCCGTCTTCGGCCTGGCTTCCGGCATCTGGACCCGCGATTTCCCCCGTGCCTGGCGGGTGGCGCGGGCGCTGGAAGCCGGCACGGTGTGGATCAACACCTACAAGCAGCTGTCCATCGCCACGCCATTCGGCGGTTTCAAGGACAGCGGCCTGGGCCGCGAGAAGGGCACCGGCGGCATGCGGCTTTACCAGCAGGCCAAGGGCATTTATTTCGGGCTGGGCGGCTGA
- a CDS encoding helix-turn-helix domain-containing protein, producing MKKIRKGRPVGSKSTDPVIAQAFGQAVVSLRTAAGMSQEALGLAAAVSRSNMSAIENGRTVPNFVGVVKIAAALGCTVQELAGEFERSHKSLTAG from the coding sequence GTGAAGAAGATCCGCAAGGGACGGCCGGTGGGGTCGAAATCGACCGATCCGGTGATCGCCCAGGCGTTCGGGCAGGCGGTGGTGTCGCTGAGGACGGCGGCCGGGATGTCGCAGGAGGCGCTGGGGCTTGCGGCGGCGGTGAGCCGGTCGAACATGTCGGCGATCGAGAACGGGCGGACGGTGCCGAATTTCGTGGGTGTCGTGAAGATCGCCGCCGCGCTGGGATGCACCGTGCAGGAGCTGGCAGGGGAGTTCGAGCGCAGCCACAAGTCGCTGACAGCAGGGTAG